Part of the Leptolyngbya sp. BL0902 genome, GTGAAGCCCCAACTGGGGGAGACCATTTACGACGGGGCCTGTGGGTCGGCGGGTTTTTTGTGCGAAGCCTATGAGTACCTACGCCGGGGCCAACTGACCACGCAGCAGCTTGAGGTATTGCAGACCCAAACGCTGTTTGGCAAGGAAAAGAAGCCGCTGGCCTTTGTGATCAGCATTATGAACTTAATTCTGCACGGCATTGATGCGCCGAACATCATCCATACCAACACCCTGGCGGAAAATATCAGCGATGTTCAGGATAAGAACCGCTTTGATGTGATCCTGGCGAATCCGCCGTTTGGGGGCAAGGAGCGGAAGGAGGTACAGCAAAATTTCCCGATTAAAACGGGGGAAACGGCGTTTTTGTTTTTGCAGCACTTTATCAAAATGCTGAAGCAGGGCGGCAGAGGGGCGGTGGTGATTAAAAATACCTTTCTGTCGAACTCGGATAATGCGTCCCGTGCCCTGCGGCGAGAGCTGTTGTCGAGTTGTAATTTGCATACGGTATTAGACTGCCCCGGTGGAACGTTTATTGGGGCGGGGGTAAAGACGGTGGTGCTGTTTTTTGAGAAGGGTCCCTTCGACTCCGCTCAGGGTGTAGCCACTAAAAAGATTTGGTATTACCAGCTTGATCCGGGCCGCAATATGGGTAAAACGAACCCGCTAAATGATGATGACCTGAAGGAGTTTGTGGAGCTTCAGGCGACGTTTGCGGAAACGGAGAAGTCTTGGTTGGTGGATTTGGAGGATGTTGACCCCGAAACCTTTGACCTATCGGTAAAGAACCCCAACGCCCCAGAAGAAGCCCCCCTGCGCGACCCGCAGGAAATCATGGATGAGATTGCGGTGCTGGATGCGGAAAGTGCTGAGATTTTGGCAGGAATTGGGGGAATACTGTGATGGGTTTTGGCTTCGGCTGCGCTCAGCCAGCAGGTTGGGACGATCCACGAGGGCTGAGCGAAGTCGAAGCCCGGTCTCTGCTGAAGTAGCAGTGATTGCGGTGCTGGATGCGGAAAGTGCTGAGATTTTGGCGGGAATTGGGGGAATACTGTGATGGGTTTTGGCTTCGGCTGCGCTCAGCCAGCAGGTTGGGACGATCCACGAGGGCTGAGCGAGGTCGAAGCCCGGTATAAGATGCATGAAGGACAGGTGAACTATGCCTCATATGTACATTTTGGAATGCGTCGATGGGTCTTTTTACACGGGCAGCACTAGGAATTTGCCCCATCGCCTATGGCAGCACCAGAACGGTATGGGGGCCAATCATACGGCAAAGCGCTTGCCTGTGAAGTTGGTCTATGCGGAGGAATTTGAGCGGGTAGCGGATGCTTTTTATCGTGAGAAGCAGGTGCAGGGATGGAGTCGGGCAAAGAAAATAGCGCTGATGGAGAGCGATTGGGATCGGTTGCATATTTTGGCGGAGTGCCAAAATGCGACGCATTATTTGGGGGAGGCTGGGGGTTGATGGGTGGGTTTTGGCTTCGGCTTCGCTCAGCCAGCGGGGGGATGGGGTGGGGTAGATTTGGTTTCGGCTGTGCTCAGCCAGCGGGGGGGATGGGGCAATCCACGAGGGCTGAGCGAAGTCGAAGCCCGGTCTCTGCTGAAGTAGCAGTGATGGCGGCGCTGGATGCGGAGAATGCAGAAGAGATTTTGTCGAGAATTGGGGGGATGTTGTGATGGGTTTTGGCTTCGGCTTCGCTCAGCCAGCGGGGGGGGTGGTTGATGGGGTGGGTTTGGCTTTGGCTGCGCTCAGCCAGCGGGGGGGATGGGGCGATCCACGAGGGCTGAGCGAAGTCGAAGCCCGGTCTCTGCTGAAGTAGCAGTGATTGCGGCACTGGATGCGGAAAGTGCGGAGATTTTGGCTGGAATGGGGGGGGATGTTGTGATGGGTTTTGGTTTCGGCTGCGCTCAGCCAGCGGGGGGGATGGGGCGATCCACGAGGGCTGAGCGAAGTCGAAGCCCGGTCTCTGCTGCGGTAGCAGTGATGGCGGCGCTGGATGCGGAGAATGCAGAAGAGATTTTGTCGAGAATTGGGGGGATGTTGTGATGGGTTTTGGCTTCGGCTGCGCTCAGCCAGCGGGGGGGATGGGGCGATCCACGAGGGCTGAGCGAAGTCGAAGCCCGGTCTCTGCTGAAGTAGCAGTGATTGCGGCGCTGGATGCGGAAAGTGCTGAGATTTTGGCTGGAATTGGGGGAATATTGTGAATAACTGGAAATTGAAGTCTCTAGGTGATGTTTGTTTAGTTATTGGGGGTGGTACTCCATCCAAACGAAACAATGACTTCTATGGTGGTTCAATTCCTTGGGCAACTGTCCGGGACATGAAGCATGAAGTCATATCCAATACCGAATATAAAATTACCCAGGAAGCAGTTAAGAATAGCTCAACAAATATTATTCAAAAAGGCAATGTTATTATTGCAACTCGTGTTGGACTGGGAAAGGTTTGTTTCTTGGCGCAGGATACTGCCATCAATCAAGACTTACGCGGCATAATTCCTAAACGTCCTGATCAAGTCAATGAGCGTTTTCTCTTCTGGTGGTTTAAAAGTATAGTTGATTGACTTTAGACTGGGACGTTTTTAAGCTATTTATAAGCGGAGTGATGGTTGAACGAAGAAACGATGCCTTACAGTCTGGATTTAAGGAAGCGCGTGATCGACTTTGTAGAAGGAGGTGGCAGCATCTCGAAGGCGGCGAAAACCTATCAAGTCGGTCGTGCGACAATCTATCGCTGGTTAAATCGAGTCGACTTGGCCCCGACCAAGGTAACCCGACGCCAACGTAAACTCGATTGGGACGCTCTTCGCAAAGATGTGGAGCAGAATCCAGAAGCCACGTTGAAGGAACGGGCTCAGAAATTTGGGGTGAGCATTAGTGCGCTCTCTAAGGTCTTCAAGAAAATGAAAATCACCCGAAAAAAAAAGAACTAAGGTATCGAGAGCGAAATGCAGAAGAACGCATGAAATACTATCGAACCCTGAGAGCATTGATTCAGGTGTATGGCGTCAAAAGCCTGGTCTATATTGATGAGTGTGGGTTTGAGGAAGGCGTGGCTTGTCTGTACGCTTGGTCGAAACGGGGAAAGAAAATCTATGGAGAGCGCCAGGGCAAGCGAGGGAAGAAGGAGAATCTGATTGCGGCCCGGAGGAAAGGCAGAAAAGACTTGATTGCCCCAATGTTGTTTACCGGAAGCTTAGATGCTGAAGGATTTGAGGGATGGTTTAGTCTGTTTTTGTTGACGAACGTCACGACCCCCTCAGTTTTTATTCTAGATAATGCTCCCATCCATCGAAAGACGAAGATTAAAGAACTAGCAGAAGAGGCAGGGCATCAGATTTTATTTTTACCGAAGTACTCTCCCGACCTAAATGATATCGAGCATGACTTTAGTGCCTTAAAGAGAGCCAGAATGTATGCGAAACCCGGCACTTCTCTGGATGACATTATTCGAGACTATTGTGCTTCCTGATGTCTCATTACTAATTCCATCAACTATATTGCATCACAGATTGAGAAGGCTGGGACAGGCATGACTGTCAAAGGTGTCACATTACCTTTTATAAAATCTCTAAAAATCCCAGTCCCCCCAATCGCTGAGCAGAGGCGGATTGTGGCGATTTTGGATGAGGCATTTGAGGGAATTGATGCGGCCATTGCCAACACCGAAAAGAACCTAGCCAACGCCCGCGAACTCTTTGAAAGCTACCTAAATGCTGTCTTCACTCGCAAAGGTGATGGGTGGGTAGAGAAAAAACTAGATGAGATTTGCTCAATCAAGCATGGTTTTGCCTTTAAGGGTGAGTTTTTCACCAACGAGGAAACCGATTATGTCGTACTGACTCCTGGTTCCTTTTATGAAAGTGGAGGTTATCGAGATCAGGGATCAAAGACGAAATATTACACCGGAGAAATTCCAGAAGATTACGTCCTGCGTGAAGGTGATTTCCTGTTTGCTATGACCGAACAGGCAGTTGGTCTTTTAGGAAGCTCATTGATTGTGCCTGAATCAGGAAAATTTCTGCATAATCAGCGACTCGGATTAGTGCAAGTTTTTGAGGATGTCTCCTGGTGCAACGACTTCTTCTTTCATCAATTCAACACAAAACGTTTTAGGGATGCGGTTCAAGATACTGCTTCAGGCGTAAAAGTTAGGCATACTTCGCCTAAAAAGCTCGGCGCTATTCCAGTTTGTTTTCCTCCCACGATTTTGCAGCAACAGCAGGTCGCAGATAAGCTAAACATACTTCACACTGAAACCCAACGCCTCGAAGCCATCTACCAACAAAAACTTGCTGCCCTCAACGAACTCAAGCAATCCATTTTGCAAAAAGCCTTTTCTGGTGAATTAACCGCTGAAGTAGGCGATACAGCAGCGGCCCAAGCCCAGGAGGTGGCGGCGGCATGATTACCCTAGGCGACCTAGAACAGTGGCTAAATGCCCCAGCAGAGACAGAACAACTGGAATTTAAGCAGGCCAAGCAGAGCTTTAGCAAAACCGATTTGCTGCGGTACTGCGTTGCCTTGGCCAACGAGCGAGGCGGCCATCTTGTCTTGGGCGTGACCGATAAACCACCCCGTCGCGTGGTTGGCTCCCAGGCGTTTCCGTCGGCCACCTCTCTCAACGAAGTTAAGGCGCTGATCGTTCAACAATTGGGCTTTCGGGTAGACGTTACAGAATTGCAGCACCCCGATGGTCGAGTGCTGGTTTTTGAGATTCCTTCGCGCCCCCTTGGCCAGCCCCAAGCCTTTGAAGGCACCTATTTGATGCGGGCAGGTGAAAACCTGGTGGCCATGACGCCCGACGTATTGCGGGCCATCTTTGCTGAAGATCAACAGGATTGGTTTTCCCAGCCTGCCCGGTCGGAGGCCAGCGCCGATGATGTGATTGCCCTGCTAGACACCCAAACCTACTTTGAGCTGTTAGATCGGCCCTACCCCACCACCCGCGACAACGTGCTAGAGCGCTTGCAGAGCGAGGGCTTTATTCAGTCCACCAAGGCTGGATGGGTGATCACCAACCTTGCCGCCGTCCTCTTGGCCAGAAAGCTAGAGGCGTTTTCCCCATCGCTGGCTCGCAAGGCTCCGCGTGTCGTCATTTATGAAGGGATCAACAAACTCCAAACCCGCAACGAAATTGTTGGCCAGCGGGGTTATGCCGTTGGGTTTGAAGACTGGGTCACGTTTGTTCATAGCGCCGCTCCCCAAAATCACTTCATCGAAGAAGTGGTGCGCGAAGAAGTCAAAATGTTTCCCAAGCAAGCCATCCGAGAACTCATCGCCAATGCCCTGGTGCATCAAGATTTTTTGGCAACAGGAACCTCGGTGATGATCGAGATGTATAGCGACCGCTTGGAAATTTCTAATCCGGGTCTGCCCCCCATTCCTCCAGATCGCTTCATCGACGAGTACCGCTCTCGCAACGAACAACTCGCCGACATCATGCGCTGCCTCGGCATCTGCGAAGAAAAGGGCAGCGGCATCGATAAAGTTATCCATGCCGCCGAAGTCTACCAATTGCCAGCCCCCGACTTTCGGGTTGGAGAAACCCGCACAACGGCTGTGCTCTTTGCCTACCAAGACTTTGCCGACATGAGTAAATCAGACCGCATTCGGGCCTGCTATCAGCATTGCTGCCTGCTTTATGTCAGCAATCGCCAGATGTCTAACCAGACCCTTAGAGAGCGTTTTCACCTGCCTCCCGCGAGAGCTGCCACGGTATCGCAGATTATTGGCGCAACCAAAGAGGCTGACTTAATCAAAACCGATGACTCTGAATCAGCCTCCACTCGCTATGCCCGCTATCTCCCCTTCTGGGCCTAGAGTGTTTTAACGCAAATCGTTATTAGCCCCCTCCATTCGCTGAAACCCTTGTAAATCAAGGAAAAAAGTGTTTTAACGCAAATCATCAAAGCCCTCATTGAGGCCCAACAACTTGTCTTGTTGCCACATTTCATCTTTCTCAGGCTGGGTTTTCCCCTGAATGCCCTATCTTGGCCACCACCCGCCCCACTACTGACAATGGCCCAACCCCTAGGCCATGATAGAAGCGCCCCCGGAGGGCTTTGGCCTAAGAGTGCTTTAACGCAAATCGTCATTAGCCCCCCTCAATCGCTGAAGCCCTTGTAAATCAAGGAAAAAAGTGTTTTAACGCAAATCGAGATGCCCAATGAACGAAGCCGAAACCCGCGCTGAACTGATTGATCCTGCCCTGAGGGCCGCTGGCTGGGGCGTGGTAGACCATAGCCGGGTGCGGCGGGAAGTCATTGCCCCTGGGCGGCTGGTGGGGAATGGACGGCGGGCCACTGCCGAATTTGCCGACTATGTGTTGGAATATCGCGGCCACAAGCTTGCCGTCATTGAAGCCAAACGACGGAGCGAACCCGATACCCTCGGCGTGGCCCAGGCCAAACGCTATGCCCAAAAACTCGAAACCCGCTTTGCCTACTCCACCAATGGCGACGGCATCTACCAAATTGACCGACACACCGGGGTAGAGGGCTACATCAGCGCCTACCCTAGTCCCGATGACCTGTGGGCCGCCACATACAGCGAAGTTAATCTGTGGCGCGATCGCTTTGCCGCCATTCCCTTTGAAGACCGCAGCGGCACCTGGGAAGCCCGCTACTACCAGCACAATGCCATCCAGCACGTTTTAGAAGCCATCTGTGAAGGACGCAATCGAATCCTGCTGACTATGGCCACCGGAACCGGAAAAACCTTTGTGGCCTTTCAGCTCACATGGAAGCTATTTCAAAGCCGCTGGAACCTCAGCCGCGAACCTAACCGCCGCCCCCGCATCCTGTTCCTCGCCGACCGCAATATCCTGGCCAACCAAGCCTATAACGCCTACTCCGCCTTTCCCGACGATGCCCTCGTCCGCATCGACCCCGAAGCCATCAAAAAACGGGGCCGGGTGCCCAAAAACGGCAGCGTCTTTTTCACCATCTTCCAGACCTTCATGGCTGAGAGCGCTGGTTTTGACTCCGCTCAACCAGCGAGCACCACGGGGGCTGAGCGGAGCCGAAGCCCCCGCAACTTTGGCGACTATCCCCCCGACTTCTTCGACTTCATCATCATCGACGAATGCCACCGGGGCGGAGCCAAGGACGAAAGCACATGGCGGGCCATTTTGGAATACTTCGCCCCCGCCGTCCAACTGGGCCTCACCGCCACCCCCAAACGGGCTAACAACGCCGACACCTACGCCTACTTTGGCGACCCTGTCTACACCTACGCCCTCAAAGACGGCATCAACGACGGTTTCCTCACCCCCTTCAAGGTGCGCCAGTTCGAGACCACCCTCGATGAATACCTCTACAGCCCCGACGATGAGGTGATTGAAGGGGCGATCAACACCGAGAAAACCTATACCGAAGCCGACTTTAACCGCATCATCGAAATCAAAGAACGCGAACGCTACCGGGTGCAGCTCTTTATGGAGATGATTAACCAGAACGAAAAGACGCTGGTGTTTTGCGCCACCCAAGACCACGCCCTCGCTGTCCGCGACCTGATCAACGAGTTCAAAATTAGCACCGACCCCGACTACTGCGTCCGCGTCACCGCCGATGATGGCAACCTGGGCGAGCAATTCCTGCGCACCTTCCAGGACAACGAAAAAAACATCCCCACGATTCTCACTACTTCCCAAAAGCTCTCCACCGGAGTGGATGCCCGCAACGTGCGCAATATCGTCCTACTGCGGGTGATTGGCACCATCATCGAGTTTAAGCAAATCGTGGGACGCGGCACCCGGCCCTTCGATGGCAAAGACTATTTCACCATCTACGACTTCGTCAAAGCCTACGAACACTTCAACGACCCCGAATGGGATGGCGAACCCGCCGAACCCGTCCCCGTCACCAGCCGCCGCAGTCGCGAGCCCGGTGGACAATACATCACCGATCCAAACGTCACTGACCCCAGCGACGATGGAGAAGGGCCAGAATCTACCCGCCGCCGCCCTGAAAAAATCGTCATCCAGCTTGCCGATGGCAAGGCCCGCACCCTGCAAAACACCACCCAAACCCGCTTTTGGAGTCCTGACGGCACCCCCATCACCGCCGCTGAATTTGTGACGAGGCTGTTTGGCGATCTCCCATCCCTATTCCAAGACGAAGCCGAACTGCGCCACCTCTGGAGCCGCCCCGATACCCGCAAAGCTCTGCTAGAGGGGCTAGCTGAACGGGGCTATGGTAACGAACAGCTCACCGAAATCAGCCGCCTGGTAGACGCCGAAAACAGCGATCTTTACGATGTGTTGGCCTACATTGCCTACACCACCGATCCCATCAGCCGCCGAGATCGAGTCGCCATCCGCAAGGCTCGTATCTTTGCCCAATATGGCGACAGCAAACAGCAGGAATTTCTAGACTTTGTGCTCGATCAATACATCCACGCCGGAGTGAGCGAACTTGACCAAGGTAAGCTGCCACACCTGCTAGAGCTGCGATACCACAGCTTGAAAGATGCAGTGAATGAGCTGGGTAGCGTGAAAACGATTAGCGAGGTCTTTACAGGCTTTCAGCGATATTTGTATGCCCAAAACGAGGCCGCCTAGCCAGGTGCCTGACCCGATCTAGAAGCGCCGCAAGCGACCTTAACGGTGTCTTGACCTTGGCCTAAACAAAAGGCCAAAAGCCTTGACACTCAACGGAGAGGGAGGGATTCGAACCCTCGTTAGGTTTGACCCTAAAACAGATTTCGAGTCTGCCGCATTCAACCACTCTGCCACCTCTCCCGGTGGTGTTTGTTATTCTACCCTCTGATTAGGATTTTCCGGTGACGGGGGCGGAAAAATTCTCCTAGCTGACTAAGCCTGACCGCAAAGCCCGCACGGCGGCTTTGGTGCGATCATCCACCCCTAGCTTATTGAGAATGCTGCGAACGTGGGTTTTGACGGTGCCCACTGTGATGTAGGAGCGTTCGGCAATTTCGGCGTTGCTGCATCCGGCCACAATTAGCTCTAGAATTTCTAGCTCTCGCTCTGTGAGGGGGCAGGTTTCGAGGATTTGCTCGAATTCTGGAGCCACAGCATCAATCCGTACGGTGCGGCTTCCCGCAGCCACGGGGCTGACTTCACGCACCTGCTGGAGTACCACGTTGGCCACGGCTGGATCAATCCAGGCATTGCCTTGGCAGGTTTCGCGCACCGCAATGATCAGGTCATCGAGTTCCGTCTGTTTCATGCAATAGGAGTCGGCCCCAGCAGCAAAGGCCGCCATCACCGCCGATTCGCTGTCGTGCATGGTCAGCATCAGCACCCTGGGCAGGGCTTGACCTTGGCTGGCCTGGAATTGCCGCAGGGCCTCTACCACTTCTATCCCATCCATGTCTGGGAGGCCGATATCCACGAGGGCAATGTCTGCAACCTTGCTTTTTAAGAGATTGAGACCTTCCTTGCCTGTGGCGGCTTCACCGACTACTTCCATATCTTCCAACTGGCTGAGGCCAGCCTTCAGGCCCATGCGGGTGAGGTTGTGGTCTTCAATCAAAATAATCCGGATCATGGTGATGGGTTGAATGCAAGGAATAAATAAAACGAGTCGGGGCAGGCAGAGCAACTAGTCGGCAGAACAACTGCTGTAGCCTCTCCTGGCTGGGAGAATCGCTGGGCCATTGAGCAAGGGGGACGTTGCGTGAATAGCCGAAAAATCTGGCTCTTGGCTGGCTTTCCTTCTCAAAATTAAGTCTTTGGTTAGACGTTGTCTTGTATCCTCAGGCAGAGATTTCTGATTTGCCTTGGGAGCCAACGTTGACCGATCCCCTTTCCCCAACCGTTGTTGCCGATGATGCCCCCTGGCTGGCACTGGTGGTGGGCAATAGTCGCCTGCACTGGGCCGCCTTTTGGGGAGAGCAGATCCTTGGCCTTTGGCATACGCCCCACTTGTCTGAGGCCCAAGCCCAAGGGCTGATTCAGGACACCTTTGCCCCATCGGCCTGGGCGGCCTTAGCAGCGGATTTTGGACTTAGATCGTGGCCTTGGGAGGTTGGGCCATCGGAGGGGAGCCTATGGGATGGGCCAGGTTTTTCACCCCCGCCGCCCCTCTGGCTGGCCTCGGTGGTGCAGAATCAAGGGCAGATTTGGCACACCTACGACCGCTGTGTAGCGGTGACAACGGAGAACGTTCCCCTCGGCAACCGCTATGCCACCCTGGGGGTAGATCGGGCCTTGGCTTTGGTGGGGGCGGGGGATGTTTGGGGCTGGCCCGTTTTGGTAGTTGATGGGGGCACGGCCCTCACCCTCACCGCCGGAGTGGCCGGGGATTTGGTGGGCGGTGCCCTTTGGCCCGGTTTGCGAGCGCAGTTCCGCGCCCTGCACGACTACACTGATGGCCTGCCCCTTGTGTCCCCCGCCTTCGGTGGGGCCGTGAATACTCCCGTAGTCAGTCCTTGGACAACCACCCTGCCCCCCCGCTGGGCCACCACCACGGCAGAGGCTATGGTGAGCGGTGTTGTTTATGGCCAACTGGCAGGGCTGCGAGACTTCATTGCCGACTGGCGGCAAATCCATACTCAGGGGCGGGTGGTCTTCACCGGGGGCGATGGGCCAGCCCTAGCCGCTGCCCTAATTACCCAAATCCCCGCCTGGGAAGCGTTCATTCAGGTGGAAGCTGCCCTGACCTTCTGGGGCCTGCGGGTGTGTCGCCGGGGTTGGGGTTAGAGGCCGCGAATCATCGCTTGATAGGCGACGGGATCGGTGCCGACCCCAGTGTTAGCCTCGAAGGTGCCTTCGTTGTGCATGGCCTGGAGGTTGGCGACGCGGTTGCCCGGATTGGGGTGGCTGCTGAGAAATTCGGGTGGGTTGCCGCCTCGGCGCTCCAGGGTTTGCATGAAGGTAATGAAGCCCGTGGTGTCGTAGCCCGCTCGGCCCATGTTAACAAAGCCCCGACGGTCGGCATCAAACTCGGCTTCGCGGCTGTTGGGCAATTCTAGGGCCAACTGCATCCCGATATTCACGAGGGTGTCTTGACGCACGCGCAGGGCTCCGGCAATGCCGTTGGCTAGGGCCGCCTGCTGCATGCGGTTAATCACGTGGCGTCCGGTGATGTGGCCAATTTCGTGGGCCATTACCCCGGCCAGTTCGGCTTCGTTGGTGGCGGCCCGAATCAACCCGGTTTGGATGTAGACAAATCCGCCCGTGGTAGCAAAGGCATTAATGCTGTTATCGGCCACCACTTGGAAGGTGTAGGGCATGGTGGGACGGTCGCTGGCGGCGGCAAGGCGCTGACCAATGGCGTTGATGTACTCATTGATGGCCGGATTGCCGCGATAAACCGTTACCCCTTGGGCCTTGAGCTGTCGGTCAATCTGGGTGCCGAGGGCCACCTCATCGCGCTCTGACATATTACTGAGCTGGATGTAGCGAACCCCCTGGAACAACAGCTCCAGCAGGCTAGCGTGGGACGGCATGGGGGTGGCCAAGCCAATGCCGAGGGCCAACAGCAGCGCCATGGCAGCATAGGTGCCCCGACGGTAGAGGGAACGGAACAGGGTGCGCGAAGTGGTGGTGAGTCGAATCAACATGGTGGTCGTGCCCTATCAACGTACGATCAGGATGCCCAGTTTTCCTTCCAGACGCGCCAGCTAACACAGAAGTGCCCGCCTGTGCTTCAATGGTATCGGCTTTGCCCTAGAGGTGCAGCCCGACTGACTCGTTGTGTTCTAAGCCCAGAGGGGCATCCATTGGCATGACCATCATTGACTCTAAAGGACGCCTGTTTGGTAAAGTCAGCCTCCTGGATGTGGGAGCGGCACTGATTATTTTGATGGTGCTGGGCGGCATTTTCCTCTACCCCGGCACCTCTGGGTCGGTGGCCCAGGTGGGGGCCACGATGCGCCCGGTGGAGGTGGACTTAATGGTGCGCGGGCTGTCTTCGTCTAACCCCGACCAACTCTTCAGCGCCATCCAAAACGCCGAAACCGTCAACATCATTATCCGCAATCAGCCCCACGGCCAGGTTAGGGTCAAGGCTGTGCAGCGGCTATCGCGCTCGACCACGGTGCCCCAGCCCGATGGCAGCGTTATCGCCATGCCCGACCCGCGCCCGGAGCTGAACTACACCATTGATATGCTGATCACCCTAGAGGGACAGGCCCAAATGACCGATACAGGCCCCGTCTTTGGCAACAGCAAAATTAAGGTGGGCACCCCCGTCGAAATTGACGGCGACCTCTACAACTTCAACACCAGCACCGTGGACGTGCGAGTTTTAGATAATCCGTCCTAACCGCCGTCCCTCATCCAAGGAATTCCGTTCTATGACCGTCGCCCCTCTGTCTGCTGCTCCGTCGTCTCCCGCCGTCCGTTCTTCTTGGTTTGACCTAGCCGATCAATCCTTGGCTGGACAGATCATCAGCCGAGACGATGCCCATCGGGTGCTGGCCTCGGCGGATGAAGACTTGCTGGACTTGCTGGCGGCGGCCTACCGGGTGCGACGACACCACTGGGGCAATCGGGTGCGGCTGCACTTTTTGCTGAATGCCCAAAGCGGCCTTTGTCCCGAAGATTGCCATTACTGCTCCCAGTCCAAAATCTCCAGCGCCGAGATTGAAAAATATCCCTTCATGGCCCAGGAGCAAATCCTAGCCGCCGCTGAACGCGCCCATAACCTCAAGGCGGGCACCTTTTGCATGGTGATCTCCGGGCGATCTCCCTCAGAACGGGTATTCAACCAGGTGCTAGATACCGTGCGCGAGGTCAAAGCTCGCTACCCAATGAAGCTTTGCGCCTGTCTGGGGCTGTTGGATGAGCAGCAAACCCAGCAACTGGCGGCGGCGGGGGTTGACCGGGTGAACCACAACCTCAATACCTCCGAGGCCCACCACGGCGATATCTGCACCACCCACGGTTTCCAAGACCGCATGGAGACCCTGCGGGCGGTACAGTCGGCGGGCATCACCACCTGCTCTGGCGGCATCTTTGGCATGGGCGAAAGCCACGATGACATCATTGATATGGCCCTTACCCTGCGCCAAATCAACGTCACCAGTGTGCCGCTGAATTTCCTCATCCCCATCCCTGGCACCCCCTTTGAGGGCCGTCAGGAGCTTACCCCGCGCCAGTGCCTGCGGATTCTCAGCCTATTCCGCCTGCTGCTCCCCGCCCAGGAAATCCGCATTGCGGGGGGCCGCGAAGTGCAACTGCGCCAGCTTCAGCCCCTGGGCCTCTATGCCGCCAACTCCATTTTCATCGGCGACTACCTCACCACCCCTGGTCAAGCCGCCCAGGCCGACTTCGAGATGATCCGCGACGCCGGATTTGTGCTCGAAGGCCCCGACGGCGAAGCGCTGCCAGACACGGTCAATATCCCCGACGATATTCCAGCCGTCTAGTTTCTGGGGCGGATGCGAGTACTAGGTTTAGTCCACCACAGGGCTGCCGTGGTGGTGGGTCATATACCAGCGTCCAGCCATGCGCTCAAAGCCGTTGGTGGCCATGGAGCGGGCCTGGAGCCGTCGGCCTTGGCTGATTTGCAGCACGTT contains:
- a CDS encoding response regulator yields the protein MIRIILIEDHNLTRMGLKAGLSQLEDMEVVGEAATGKEGLNLLKSKVADIALVDIGLPDMDGIEVVEALRQFQASQGQALPRVLMLTMHDSESAVMAAFAAGADSYCMKQTELDDLIIAVRETCQGNAWIDPAVANVVLQQVREVSPVAAGSRTVRIDAVAPEFEQILETCPLTERELEILELIVAGCSNAEIAERSYITVGTVKTHVRSILNKLGVDDRTKAAVRALRSGLVS
- a CDS encoding DUF4330 domain-containing protein gives rise to the protein MTIIDSKGRLFGKVSLLDVGAALIILMVLGGIFLYPGTSGSVAQVGATMRPVEVDLMVRGLSSSNPDQLFSAIQNAETVNIIIRNQPHGQVRVKAVQRLSRSTTVPQPDGSVIAMPDPRPELNYTIDMLITLEGQAQMTDTGPVFGNSKIKVGTPVEIDGDLYNFNTSTVDVRVLDNPS
- a CDS encoding M48 family metallopeptidase, whose amino-acid sequence is MLIRLTTTSRTLFRSLYRRGTYAAMALLLALGIGLATPMPSHASLLELLFQGVRYIQLSNMSERDEVALGTQIDRQLKAQGVTVYRGNPAINEYINAIGQRLAAASDRPTMPYTFQVVADNSINAFATTGGFVYIQTGLIRAATNEAELAGVMAHEIGHITGRHVINRMQQAALANGIAGALRVRQDTLVNIGMQLALELPNSREAEFDADRRGFVNMGRAGYDTTGFITFMQTLERRGGNPPEFLSSHPNPGNRVANLQAMHNEGTFEANTGVGTDPVAYQAMIRGL
- a CDS encoding type III pantothenate kinase, which translates into the protein MTDPLSPTVVADDAPWLALVVGNSRLHWAAFWGEQILGLWHTPHLSEAQAQGLIQDTFAPSAWAALAADFGLRSWPWEVGPSEGSLWDGPGFSPPPPLWLASVVQNQGQIWHTYDRCVAVTTENVPLGNRYATLGVDRALALVGAGDVWGWPVLVVDGGTALTLTAGVAGDLVGGALWPGLRAQFRALHDYTDGLPLVSPAFGGAVNTPVVSPWTTTLPPRWATTTAEAMVSGVVYGQLAGLRDFIADWRQIHTQGRVVFTGGDGPALAAALITQIPAWEAFIQVEAALTFWGLRVCRRGWG
- the bioB gene encoding biotin synthase BioB, coding for MTVAPLSAAPSSPAVRSSWFDLADQSLAGQIISRDDAHRVLASADEDLLDLLAAAYRVRRHHWGNRVRLHFLLNAQSGLCPEDCHYCSQSKISSAEIEKYPFMAQEQILAAAERAHNLKAGTFCMVISGRSPSERVFNQVLDTVREVKARYPMKLCACLGLLDEQQTQQLAAAGVDRVNHNLNTSEAHHGDICTTHGFQDRMETLRAVQSAGITTCSGGIFGMGESHDDIIDMALTLRQINVTSVPLNFLIPIPGTPFEGRQELTPRQCLRILSLFRLLLPAQEIRIAGGREVQLRQLQPLGLYAANSIFIGDYLTTPGQAAQADFEMIRDAGFVLEGPDGEALPDTVNIPDDIPAV